The Negativicutes bacterium DNA window TTGGCGTCAACTTTATCGTGGCAACTTCGAGAAATAGTCTGCATACGAAATTATTAGAAAAAGTTGGAGCTGACAGAATTGTTGCACCAGAACGTGATATGGCAAGAAGAGTAGCTTATAATTTAGCATCAACCAGTGTTATGGATTATATTGAATTATCGCCACGCTTTAGCATCGTAGAAATAACAGCACCGAAAGCCTTTCAAAACAAAACTATTGCAGAGTCTAATATTAGAGCGAAATATGGAATCAATGTAGTTGCAATAAAACGTGGTGAAGATTTGATAATATCACCATTACCAAGTGAAAAAATTATAAAAGATGATATTGTGGTAGTGGTAGGAAAAAATGAGAGTATCAATGGCTTGGAGGCGTTGGAGTGATTGAAACTATAACCAGTGTTCAAAATCCTCTAATTAAAAGAATTGTTAACTTAAAACAAAAAAAATATCGCGATAAGGAAAATTTATTTATTGCTGAAGGTGTAAGATTAGCAGAAGATGCTTTAAAATCACTAACTAACATAAAATATTGTTTTTATACTAAAAACTCTTTAGAAAATAAAAGAATTATGGCTATTATTGAAAGGTTAAAAACTGAACCGATAAAGCTGATAGAGGTCAGTTTATCAGTTTATGAAAAGATAACTGAAACTAATGAGCCACAAGGGATTATGGTTATATTGCAACATAATAATTATAATTTAAAAGAATTTGCTAAGTTGGAAAAGCCGTTTTTG harbors:
- a CDS encoding TrkA family potassium uptake protein, which codes for MKKDRQFAVIGLGRFGSNMAKALSKMGYEVLAIDKNQHKVQEFSDEVTHVVQADTTDENALRELGILNFDVVVVAIGEDVQANVLTTLQLKEIGVNFIVATSRNSLHTKLLEKVGADRIVAPERDMARRVAYNLASTSVMDYIELSPRFSIVEITAPKAFQNKTIAESNIRAKYGINVVAIKRGEDLIISPLPSEKIIKDDIVVVVGKNESINGLEALE